One part of the Vicia villosa cultivar HV-30 ecotype Madison, WI linkage group LG6, Vvil1.0, whole genome shotgun sequence genome encodes these proteins:
- the LOC131613368 gene encoding F-box protein At2g39490-like — protein sequence METILISTKWRDLWNETILRFGTKQDITIVLAKFLTSFDDFDPLKHPRKLQFHYDQDYVLLATIANSTKLQLDFNISPLKKEFIIENIQKHYELQFKLNEEKKITYNKSFTSNVFSLKTLYLKSISYLTSEVASSIISSLHHLENLVINSCNGLKSLSIVSNFELHKLKILDCLELKFLHLKTSKLKSFQYRGSLPWILPEFHFNLSEAILDFRLGPSCGGIMSKDFDATLLTIKNSQTLTLCRWTFEELIWPSISPPYGCFNFYKLRELCWIDNYQKDEYCKDALFSFLKLCPSLEKLFVMIDDESYSGGRSSSLLMQATKCTKLEHLKVIKFKGFTCRKDEISLAKCLIQLIKGNVPKINTSDGSCLDLDFIK from the exons ATGGAAACCATCCTTATTTCAACAAAGTGGAGAGACTTATGGAATGAAACCATTCTTAGATTTGGAACAAAACAAGACATCACTATTGTTCTTGCCAAATTTCTTAcaagttttgatgattttgatccatTGAAACATCCAAGAAAGCTTCAATTCCACTATGATCAAGATTATGTATTATTAGCTACTATTGCTAATAGTACTAAGCTTCAACTAGATTTCAACATCTCTCCTTTGAAGAAAGAGTTCATCattgaaaatattcaaaaacattATGAACTTCAATTCAAGCTCAATGAGGAAAAAAAGATAACCTACAACAAATCTTTCACTTCCAATGTTTTCTCACTCAAAACTCTTTACTTGAAATCAATAAGCTATTTAACTAGTGAAGTAGCTTCATCTATTATTTCAAGTTTGCATCATCTTGAGAATTTGGTGATTAATTCATGTAATGGATTGAAATCTTTGAGCATTGTCTCCAACTTTGAGCTTCACAAGTTAAAGATTTTGGATTGCTTAGAGTTGAAGTTTCTTCATCTAAAAACTTCTAAACTCAAATCTTTTCAATATAGAGGATCACTTCCTTGGATTTTGCCTGAATTTCATTTCAATCTTAGTGAGGCTATTCTTGATTTTAGATTAGGACCAAGTTGTGGAGGAATTATGAGTAAGGACTTTGATGCAACTTTATTGACAATAAAGAATTCTCAAACTCTTACACTTTGCAGATGGACTTTTGAG GAATTAATATGGCCATCGATTTCTCCTCCATATGGATGCTTTAATTTCTATAAATTAAGAGAGTTATGTTGGATTGATAACTATCAAAAAGATGAATATTGCAAGGATGCATTATTCTCCTTCTTGAAACTATGTCCTTCCTTAGAGAAACTTTTTGTGATG ATTGATGATGAAAGTTATTCAGGTGGAAGGTCTAGTTCACTCTTAATGCAAGCAACTAAATGTACAAAATTAGAGCATCTAAAAGTGATAAAGTTTAAGGGGTTTACATGTAGAAAAGATGAAATTTCATTGGCAAAATGTTTGATTCAACTAATCAAGGGAAATGTTCCAAAGATAAATACATCAGATGGGAGTTGTTTGGATTTAGACTttattaagtga